The following DNA comes from Deltaproteobacteria bacterium.
TGAGGATGAAACAGGAAGGCAACATAGTGAAGCGGATTTCAAAACGTGGTTTGCGGAAAGAATTAAAAAACTGGGGAGATCCTACGGTATCATTAAGGAAGAGGAAGAAGAGTAGATGAAAGGCAGGGACACATTTCCTGGGCTGGTTATTGGTGGTGGTGTTGCGGGAATCGGCGCGGCTCTTGACCTGGCCGGTACCGGTCACGCCGTACATCTGGTCGAAAGAAGCCGTTACTTAGGCGGCCAGGTTGCGAAACTGGACAAACTCTATCCTACGGATCACTGTGCATTTTGTCCGTTGTGGACGGACATCAAACGATTGAAGGAACATCCTTTGGTCACGGTCCATACGTGCACCGAGGTCAAAGAGCTCAAGAGCATTGAAGACCACCTTTGTGCGATCATGGTGAGAAAAGTTCCTGTCATTGATGAAAGCCTGTGCGTTTTCTGCGGGAAGTGTCCAAGAGAATGTCCTCTCGATGCTATTCATTCCATGGGAGAGCATATCTATCCTCCTTTTTACCGGATTAATCAGGATGTCTGTAATAAGTGCGACAGATGTGTGAAAATATGCCCGACTGCCGCCATCGATTTTCAAAGGACAGACGAAACGTTTGAACTCATGGTTGATCATGTTATATGGGCCTCCGGTTTTACGGAAGTTGATTTGACACCGCTTCCGGAATTCGGTTTCGGAACCCATCCGGACATCATGACATCACTGGAGTTTGAGGAATGGACAGCAGAAGCAGGAATCAATAAAGGGGGCATTATAAAAAAATCAAATCGGTCAATTCCCCGCAACATTGCCTTCATCCAATGTGCAGGCGCAAGGGATCAGAGGATGCTTTCGTATTGTTCGGCGGTCTGCTGCATGCATGCCCTCAAGCAGGCCCAATGGGTGAAAAGGAGAAGCCCGGAGATTCATTGCGTTGTTTTTTATACCGATCTGCGTACAGTGGGACGTGATTATTATGAATACTCCCTTCGGGATTTTAGCGGAAGCCGAGTAAGACTCATACGGGGGAGACCTTCTCTGATTTATCCTCTGCCCGGCAGTGACGGAATCGCGGTAAAGTTTGAAAACACCATGACCCAGAAACGGGAAATCTGGAAATTCGATATGGTGGTCTTAAATGGCAACATCAGATCTTCCCTGACCGCGACAGATAATGAAAAATATCATTTACCTGCACTCACAGGAGATGGTTTTGTCAATCCGGGAGCCGATGATATTTCCCGGTTTGCCTGCGGATTTTCCATGGAACCGGCGGATGTGGCGGAATCCGTCATCCAGGCGTCTTCAGCCGCCATCAAAGCACTTCTTGCAAACAGGGACGGGTAGAAAATGCCGGGGATTGCCGTTTTCTTATGCAGATGTTTCGGAGAAATCGACCGTGTGATCGATCTCGATTCATTGCAGAAAAATTTGGAGAAAGACCACTCCATCGTTTTTTCCTCCATTATCGACTCCCTTTGTCTGGCAGATGACATTAAAAAAGCAGCCTCCCGAATCCAGGAGTGCGGTGCAGAGAAGGTATTGATTGGCGGCTGTTCTTTCCTGGGGAGAGGAAGTACGATCGTTGACGGTTTGACCCATGAAGGGATCAATCGCTCAGATATCGGCATGGTTGACATGAGAGAGGCATGTGCCTGGATTCACACAGATAATCCGGGAATGGCAACCCAGAAGGCATGGAACCTGATCCGGATGGAGATCGAAGCCCTTCATTACAGGCAGGTTTCAGATGACGTAACGATAAAGGTGTGTCCTGAGGCCATGATTGTCGGCGCCGGGCCCGCCGGGCTGTCTGCCGCCTGGTCCCTGGCGCGATTAGGCTTCAAGGTGCACCTGCTGGAAAGAGGGTCCAGCCCCGGAGGTATGCTCAATCTGATCTCCCGCACGTATCCATTGGACGAAAATTCCCGGGATAAAATAAAGAAATATTCTGAGGACGTAGAAAAATCACCTCTCATTTCATTTTATCCGAAAGCAAAGATCCTGTCTGTCAGGGGTTTCGCGGGTGATTTCAAGGTACGCATCTCTGCACCTGCAGGAGAAATAAGGTTCAGGGTAGGAGCCGTCATTTTGGCGACTGGTGCGAGAGTTTTGCTTCCCTACGACCTTTACCGATATGGAAAGCTGAAACATGTGATCACCCAGATGGAGTTGGAAAGGCAATTCATCAAGAATTCTGTTCAGATCAATACAGCCGTATTTATTCAGTGTGTCGGTGCGAGGAATCATGACCGGCCTTATTGTGCGACCATATGCTGTCCATCGAGTTTAAAAAATGCCATGAGGATCAGGGATGAAAATCCGTCCGCCCAGGTATTTATCCTCCATCGCGATATTATGACGCCCGGCAGTGTTTTGGAAGCTTATTACAGAAAGGCCCTTGCGAAAGGGGTGCAGTTTATCCGGTTTGAAGAGACAGATCCCCCTGAAATCATGGGAAATGAACATGTGGAGGCTGTGGAGGTTTTCGATATCATCAATGGGATGAAGAGGAAGCTCGATACCGGTCTGGTGGTCCTCAGTACGCCTCTTGTTCCCAATGACGATAACGTAAATCTGGCCGAAATGTTCGGTTTGCAACTGGACCGTTACGGCTTCTTCTCGGAAATCTATCCTCTCCATCCTCTGGAAACACGGATGGACGGTGTTTTTATCTGCGGCTCCGCCAGATGGCCCGTATCATCCGATCAGGCAATGATGCAGGGAGAAGGCGCTGCTGTTAAAGCCGCGTCTCTTTTAGGGAGGGAAACCGTTTCGGCATTGTCCTTAAGCCGCGTTCCCGGGGAGAAATTCGGCCATGCTTCCGTCAATGCCGAGTCATGCACTGGGTGCGGGAATTGTGTAGCCGTCTGTCCCTTTGATGCGTGCCGTCTCCAGAAGATGGGAAGAAAATCCATCAGTAGAGTAAACAAGATGCGTTGCAAAGCCTGTGGCAACTGTGTGTCCGTCTGCCCCAACGGGACAGTTCAATTGCCGGAACACCATTACCGGGTGGTAGGGGCGATGATTAAACGGGCGTTCGGGGAATGAGCGTACTATATGACTTTTAATACACACAATGATCGTCCAAAGATGCTGATTTTTGCATGCAAGTGGTGCGGTCTGATCGGGGCTGATGGTGCGGGAAAAAAGAGAATGCAACTTCCCGCACAGTTCCGGGTCATCCCGGTGGAGTGCGCAGCGCTGGTCGAACCGGATGCCCTCATCCGGGCATTAGCAAGCGGAATCAGCGGGGTGGCGGTGATGGGCTGCCATCTTGGGGGGTGCCGGTTTAATCATGCGAACCATGCGGCATTGAAACGCCTGGAACTCCTGAAAACACTTCTGGATGCCACCGGTATCGGAGGAAAGAGACTGTTGATCAGCTTCGGAACGTCCCATGAAGATTATCAGTACACAGAGGTCGTCAAAACATTCTTTGAAGAATTGCAGTCATTGCCTTCCACAAGCTCGTGGATGTTTCCGCCAATATGGTGAAATTGAAAAATTGATGACATGTTGGACAACGTAAAAAACATAGCGAGATCCGTTCTGACGGAAAAGCAGGCCGACGGAGTCCTCGGCTTGATAAAGGGCAAATGGGATATTATCCAGCCCTATATCTTCGAAAATCCCGGACAGGCAGATGCTCTTGTCATAGAACCCAAGTGGCTTCTGGCAAAAATGGCAATGACTATTTTACGGTCTTCCCCGGAAGGTTACAGGCTGGCAGTTATTTCGAGGGGCTGCGATGAAAGGGCACTGACGGAACTGGTAAAAAGAAACCAGATTGAGAAGGATCGGCTGCTCACCATCGGGATTGCCTGCAGCGGCGAACAGGCGTCGGCCTGTCTCTGTCAGCGGCCATACCCGGAAAAGCTGGATGCCGGAGAATCCGTGGCCGGGGTCGATCCGTTCCAGGATGATATCGTACGGGAATTGCTTGTCGGAGACGGCCCGGCAAGAATGGAAAAATGGGCAAACCTTCTCAAGAGGTGTATCAAGTGTTATGGATGCCGGAATTCCTGCCCCATCTGTGTCTGCATACCCTGCAAACTGGAGGATGAAGTCTGGGTCGAAACAGGGGTGATCCCGGCGGAGATGATGGCGTATCACCTGATCCGGGCGTTTCATCTGTCGGACACCTGTGTGGCCTGCGGGGCCTGCCAGGACGCCTGTCCGGTCAATATCCCGCTTCTCGCCCTGCAGCTATCCATGCGAGAGGCGCTCCGTAAAACCTATGGTTACGAGGCAGGGCTCGATACTGAAAAGAGATCACCCATCCTTTACGATTTGTACAAAGAGCCCGCAACGGACCAAATACTACCGGACTGGGTTAACACTTTGGGAAAAGACAATGAATCCTGAGTTTATCAGAACTATCTGTCCCTATTGCGGAACCGGCTGCGGCCTGCTCATGAAGGTCGAGGATGGAAGGGTTGTCGGAACCTACCCGGACAGGGAACACCCTGTGAGCCGCGGCGCCCTCTGCATCAAGGGCTGGTTTGCTCACGAATTCATTCATCACCCCGACCGATTGAAAACTCCCCTCGTAAGAATTGGAGACCGGTTTGAGGAGATCTCATGGGATGAAGCCATACCCCTGGCGGCTGAGAAACTGAAGAGCATTGCCGGACGTTACGGTGGGGATGCCGTCGGCGGGCTGTGTTCCGCCAAGTGTACCAATGAGGAGAACTACCTCTTCCAGAAGATAATCCGGATGGCATTCAAGACCAATAATGTCGATCACTGCGCACGCCTCTGTCACGCTCCCACTGCCGCGGGTATGGCCCAGACAACGGGCAGCGGGGCAATGACAAACTCCATCTCCGATCTGGCGGGAGCCGGGTGTATTCTGATAATCGGTTCCAATGCGGCGGAAAGCCACCCCATCATCATGGGCGAAATCTATAAAGCGGCGGATCGTGGCGGAAAGCTGATTGTCGTCGATCCCCGTGCGACAGCGGTTGCTCAGAATGCGAATATGCATCTGGCCATCAATCCCGGGACGGATATTCCCCTCTTATGCGGCATGATGAGGCACATCATCGATGCGAAACTGCAAGATACGGAATTCATTCGGGAAAGGATGGATGGATTTGAGGAACTTAAAAACTTCCTCCAATCCTGGCCGTTGGAACGGGCTGCGGGAGAATGCGGTATTGACGAGGGGCAAATCAGAAAAGTTGCGGAGGTCTATGCAAAGGCCAAGGATGCCGCTATCGTCTATTGCATGGGAATTACCCAGCACGCCTGCGGAACGGCGAATGTCCATGCCGTCTGTGATCTCGCCATGCTCTGCGGCAAAATCGGCAAGACATATTCCGGTGTCTATCCCCTCCGCGGTCAGAACAATGTTCAGGGCGCCTGCGATATGGGGGGACTGCCGAATGTCTATCCGGGATACCAAAGCGTCAGTGATCCGGCCGTTCAGGAAAAATTTCAGAAGGCCTGGGGAAAAGAGCTTTCCGGCAAGCCGGGATTGACCGTAACGGAAATGATCGGCTCTGCCGGGAAGGAGATCCGGGCGATTTACATGATGGCGGAAAACCCCGCATTGAGCGATCCCGATGTCAACCACGTGCTGGAATCGCTGAATAAACTGGATTTTCTGATCGTCCAGGACATCTTCCTGACGGAGACCGCAAAATTTGCCCATCTGGTTTTACCTGCGTCATGTTTTGCGGAAAAAACGGGAACATACACAAACACGGAAAGACGGTTCCAGCTTTTAAGACATGTGGTTGATCCTCCGGGTGAGGCAAGGGGAGATTTTGAGATTCTCTGTCTCCTTGCCAATGCCCTGGGGCTCGATTTCCCATACAACCATCCGGGTGAGGTAATGGAGGAAGTCGCTTCGCTGGTACCCGCCTATGGAGGTGTTCGCTTTGACAGACTGGAGCGGGCAGGCCTGCAGTGGCCATGTCCCGATCCGGGCCATCCGGGAACACAGTTTCTCCACGAGCACAAATTTACCCGGGGCAAGGGGTTGTTTGTTGTGCCGCAATACACACCGCCCTATGAAAAACCGGATGAGGAGTATCCGTATTATCTCAACACAGGGAGGATGTTTGCCCATTATCATACCGGAACGATGACGCGCCGTTCCCCCTTTCTCAACAGAGAATTGGAAGGGCCTTATGCGGAGATCAATCCCGAAGATGCGATGCAGGCAGGCATAAGAGAAGGCGACAGAATCAGGATAACCAGCAGGCGAGGGAGTATTGTCACCGCTGCCAGAATTACGGAAAGGGTTGCCAGGGGATGTATTTTTGCACCCTTCCACTTTACGGAAGCGAGGGCCAATATCCTGACGAATCCCGTTCTGGACCCTATCTCCAAGATACCGGAATTCAAAGTGTGTGCTGTAAAGGTGGAAAAGGAACCGTATGAAGAACAGGCAAGATAAAATTGCCGAAGCGAAGAAATTTTCCGGCGCCGATGGCTGCGTGGAGTGCGGCAGGTGTGTTGCCGCCTGTCCCATGGCCGAGATGTATACAAATTTTTCCATCGAGATGTCGCCGCGAGGCATCATAAAAAAGACGCTGGTCGGCAATCCTGTCGTTGAGGATAAAAACATCTGGTATTGCACGGAATGTAACGCCGGTACCGATATATGCCCCCAGGGCGTAAGCTGCAGGGATCTGATCAGAAAACTCA
Coding sequences within:
- a CDS encoding 4Fe-4S dicluster domain-containing protein — its product is MKNRQDKIAEAKKFSGADGCVECGRCVAACPMAEMYTNFSIEMSPRGIIKKTLVGNPVVEDKNIWYCTECNAGTDICPQGVSCRDLIRKLREAALDENLLENAKTCKCCGRAFVAVPVENFVYGRLKEEPPNVFGVLDICPPCRREIYLQRNA
- the fdhF gene encoding formate dehydrogenase subunit alpha, yielding MNPEFIRTICPYCGTGCGLLMKVEDGRVVGTYPDREHPVSRGALCIKGWFAHEFIHHPDRLKTPLVRIGDRFEEISWDEAIPLAAEKLKSIAGRYGGDAVGGLCSAKCTNEENYLFQKIIRMAFKTNNVDHCARLCHAPTAAGMAQTTGSGAMTNSISDLAGAGCILIIGSNAAESHPIIMGEIYKAADRGGKLIVVDPRATAVAQNANMHLAINPGTDIPLLCGMMRHIIDAKLQDTEFIRERMDGFEELKNFLQSWPLERAAGECGIDEGQIRKVAEVYAKAKDAAIVYCMGITQHACGTANVHAVCDLAMLCGKIGKTYSGVYPLRGQNNVQGACDMGGLPNVYPGYQSVSDPAVQEKFQKAWGKELSGKPGLTVTEMIGSAGKEIRAIYMMAENPALSDPDVNHVLESLNKLDFLIVQDIFLTETAKFAHLVLPASCFAEKTGTYTNTERRFQLLRHVVDPPGEARGDFEILCLLANALGLDFPYNHPGEVMEEVASLVPAYGGVRFDRLERAGLQWPCPDPGHPGTQFLHEHKFTRGKGLFVVPQYTPPYEKPDEEYPYYLNTGRMFAHYHTGTMTRRSPFLNRELEGPYAEINPEDAMQAGIREGDRIRITSRRGSIVTAARITERVARGCIFAPFHFTEARANILTNPVLDPISKIPEFKVCAVKVEKEPYEEQAR
- a CDS encoding FAD-dependent oxidoreductase produces the protein MPGIAVFLCRCFGEIDRVIDLDSLQKNLEKDHSIVFSSIIDSLCLADDIKKAASRIQECGAEKVLIGGCSFLGRGSTIVDGLTHEGINRSDIGMVDMREACAWIHTDNPGMATQKAWNLIRMEIEALHYRQVSDDVTIKVCPEAMIVGAGPAGLSAAWSLARLGFKVHLLERGSSPGGMLNLISRTYPLDENSRDKIKKYSEDVEKSPLISFYPKAKILSVRGFAGDFKVRISAPAGEIRFRVGAVILATGARVLLPYDLYRYGKLKHVITQMELERQFIKNSVQINTAVFIQCVGARNHDRPYCATICCPSSLKNAMRIRDENPSAQVFILHRDIMTPGSVLEAYYRKALAKGVQFIRFEETDPPEIMGNEHVEAVEVFDIINGMKRKLDTGLVVLSTPLVPNDDNVNLAEMFGLQLDRYGFFSEIYPLHPLETRMDGVFICGSARWPVSSDQAMMQGEGAAVKAASLLGRETVSALSLSRVPGEKFGHASVNAESCTGCGNCVAVCPFDACRLQKMGRKSISRVNKMRCKACGNCVSVCPNGTVQLPEHHYRVVGAMIKRAFGE
- a CDS encoding 4Fe-4S binding protein — encoded protein: MLDNVKNIARSVLTEKQADGVLGLIKGKWDIIQPYIFENPGQADALVIEPKWLLAKMAMTILRSSPEGYRLAVISRGCDERALTELVKRNQIEKDRLLTIGIACSGEQASACLCQRPYPEKLDAGESVAGVDPFQDDIVRELLVGDGPARMEKWANLLKRCIKCYGCRNSCPICVCIPCKLEDEVWVETGVIPAEMMAYHLIRAFHLSDTCVACGACQDACPVNIPLLALQLSMREALRKTYGYEAGLDTEKRSPILYDLYKEPATDQILPDWVNTLGKDNES
- a CDS encoding hydrogenase iron-sulfur subunit, with amino-acid sequence MTFNTHNDRPKMLIFACKWCGLIGADGAGKKRMQLPAQFRVIPVECAALVEPDALIRALASGISGVAVMGCHLGGCRFNHANHAALKRLELLKTLLDATGIGGKRLLISFGTSHEDYQYTEVVKTFFEELQSLPSTSSWMFPPIW
- a CDS encoding 4Fe-4S binding protein translates to MKGRDTFPGLVIGGGVAGIGAALDLAGTGHAVHLVERSRYLGGQVAKLDKLYPTDHCAFCPLWTDIKRLKEHPLVTVHTCTEVKELKSIEDHLCAIMVRKVPVIDESLCVFCGKCPRECPLDAIHSMGEHIYPPFYRINQDVCNKCDRCVKICPTAAIDFQRTDETFELMVDHVIWASGFTEVDLTPLPEFGFGTHPDIMTSLEFEEWTAEAGINKGGIIKKSNRSIPRNIAFIQCAGARDQRMLSYCSAVCCMHALKQAQWVKRRSPEIHCVVFYTDLRTVGRDYYEYSLRDFSGSRVRLIRGRPSLIYPLPGSDGIAVKFENTMTQKREIWKFDMVVLNGNIRSSLTATDNEKYHLPALTGDGFVNPGADDISRFACGFSMEPADVAESVIQASSAAIKALLANRDG